In one window of Macrobrachium rosenbergii isolate ZJJX-2024 chromosome 27, ASM4041242v1, whole genome shotgun sequence DNA:
- the LOC136853223 gene encoding uncharacterized protein, whose protein sequence is MPHSGVGRDESQLDTCGQRGIEGLGPTRMITLKWEGEEKLKTGESESTGKAGALHGTEMIYLFSPTAYRQVFNSQLNYNEETISDNMKKIVYLRKQWKHSGNGKLDSLVHFNPNSSSSFHKRKPELTQYAPKWEKYTPQTPRYASLKSNQIHQGYQHHLIAFWNNLLPELGAMVLGRTSPGGSTVYPPIPTGSNPSFTDTQSKFTLGKPSPESGITLCEMRFAVRFQFMWVWQFQGIVQVSLTDQPVQYQSAVWVLVAIILLLVGVIAACIVCT, encoded by the exons ATGCCGCACAGTGGGGTAGGACGTGATGAAAGTCAGCTGGACACCTGTGGGCAAAGAGGAATTGAAGGATTAGGGCCTACCAGGATGATAACTTTGAAATGGGAAGGTGAAGAGAAGCTGAAGACTGgtgaaagtgaaagcacaggaaaggcag GTGCTCTGCACGGGACGGAGATGATCTATCTCTTCTCGCCCACGGCCTACAGACAAGTCTTCAACTCTCAGCTGAACTATAATGAAGAAACCATTAGCGACAACATGAAGAAGATCGTTTACTTACGCAAACAGTGG AAACATTCTGGTAATGGTAAGTTAGATAGTTTAGTACACTTTAATcccaactcttcttcttctttccataaAAGGAAACCAGAACTGACGCAGTACGCGCCCAAATGGGAAAAATACACCCCACAGACGCCCAGGTACGCGTCCTTGAAGTCCAACCAGATCCATCAGGGATACCAACATCACTTGATAGCCTTTTGGAACAACCTCCTCCCGGAGCTAGGAGCCATGGTCCTCGGTAGGACTTCGCCGGGGGGTTCGACGGTATACCCTCCGATACCGACAGGTAGCAACCCTTCCTTCACTGACACCCAGAGTAAGTTTACACTGGGTAAACCCTCTCCCGAATCTGGAATAACTCTTTGTGAAATGCGTTTTGCAGTAAGATTCCAGTTTATGTGGGTGTGGCAATTTCAGGGCA TCGTACAGGTGAGCCTCACGGACCAGCCAGTCCAGTACCAGTCAGCTGTATGGGTGTTAGTCGCCATCATCCTTCTCCTGGTGGGAGTGATCGCAGCATGCATTGTCTGTACTTAA